Proteins encoded together in one Nitrosopumilus sp. window:
- a CDS encoding TFIIB-type zinc ribbon-containing protein, translating into MVSKTKEMCPRCAQGKLVTDNESGEMFCSKCGFVITEKLQESGPEWRSFTQDEHGDRARAGAPTSLTMHDMGLATIINPVNKDASGRPLTASMKSTIERLRTWDSRSQVHEPVDRNFRQAFSELNRLKDKLAISDSVIEKAAYIYRKALEKGLVRGRSISALMASALYAACRDTETPRNLKDVEQAANIKRKDIARCYRLLVKELDLKMPVTDSIQCVARIASRIGILEKTKRYAVKVLKMAQENEVSAGKDPMGLAAAALYLSCVKNGEDKTQRDIAEAANVTEVTIRNRYKGLKESLEL; encoded by the coding sequence ATGGTTAGCAAAACAAAAGAGATGTGCCCTAGATGTGCACAAGGTAAGCTTGTCACTGATAATGAATCAGGTGAGATGTTCTGCTCTAAGTGTGGATTTGTAATTACTGAAAAACTACAAGAGTCAGGACCTGAATGGAGATCCTTTACACAAGACGAACATGGAGATAGAGCAAGAGCAGGTGCTCCAACATCACTTACTATGCATGATATGGGTCTTGCAACTATAATTAATCCAGTAAACAAGGATGCATCTGGTAGACCACTTACTGCATCAATGAAGAGTACTATTGAGCGATTAAGAACTTGGGATAGTAGAAGCCAAGTCCATGAGCCAGTTGATAGAAACTTTAGACAAGCATTTAGTGAATTAAACAGATTAAAAGACAAACTAGCAATCTCTGATTCAGTAATTGAAAAGGCAGCTTACATTTACAGAAAAGCCCTTGAGAAGGGATTGGTTAGAGGCCGCTCAATTTCTGCATTGATGGCATCTGCACTTTATGCTGCATGTCGTGACACTGAGACTCCAAGAAATCTAAAAGATGTAGAACAAGCAGCCAACATTAAACGAAAAGATATTGCAAGATGTTACAGATTACTAGTCAAAGAACTAGACTTGAAGATGCCAGTAACTGATTCTATTCAATGTGTTGCAAGAATTGCAAGCAGAATAGGAATACTGGAGAAAACAAAAAGATATGCAGTAAAGGTTCTAAAAATGGCTCAAGAAAATGAGGTTTCAGCTGGAAAAGATCCAATGGGATTAGCAGCTGCCGCATTATATTTGTCATGTGTGAAAAACGGTGAGGATAAAACTCAGCGAGATATTGCTGAAGCTGCAAATGTTACTGAAGTTACAATCAGAAATAGATACAAAGGTCTCAAAGAATCCCTAGAACTATAA
- a CDS encoding Hsp20/alpha crystallin family protein → MATKKSSKLKSVSTPSLYSGWFDIDRSIENLRKEMEKAFSSFPASLPKINHTSCDVIDEGNQFRVKLDVPGIKKNEIKLDVTENSLHISGQHKEESEEKKKNYLRKERNQISYHRTLPLSEKITTLKVKAKLTDGVLEIILPKSKPTKIQQKKSISIQ, encoded by the coding sequence ATGGCAACAAAAAAATCTTCTAAATTAAAATCTGTCAGCACACCATCTCTTTACTCAGGATGGTTTGATATTGATAGATCAATTGAAAATCTTAGAAAAGAAATGGAAAAAGCATTTTCAAGTTTTCCAGCATCTTTGCCAAAAATTAATCACACATCTTGTGATGTAATAGATGAAGGAAATCAATTTAGGGTAAAACTTGATGTTCCAGGAATCAAGAAAAACGAAATAAAATTAGATGTCACTGAAAATTCTTTACATATTTCAGGCCAACACAAAGAAGAATCAGAAGAGAAAAAGAAAAACTATCTAAGAAAAGAGAGAAATCAGATATCTTATCATAGAACCCTACCTCTTTCAGAAAAAATAACCACATTAAAAGTAAAGGCAAAGCTTACTGATGGAGTTTTAGAAATAATATTGCCAAAATCAAAACCAACAAAAATTCAACAAAAGAAATCTATCTCTATACAATAA
- a CDS encoding CrcB family protein, with translation MKGLEFVFLAAGSVLGAFLRYKVIESPLLFNTLPLNVLIVNVLGAFILGVFIILSAQWSLDSRYSLFAAIGFCGSLTTMSSFALDSTNLLETNHYGALVINIVANIGLSIAALIGGKSLMSAIINN, from the coding sequence ATGAAAGGATTGGAATTTGTTTTTTTAGCTGCCGGTTCTGTACTTGGTGCTTTTCTGAGATACAAAGTAATTGAATCCCCCCTGCTTTTCAATACATTACCACTAAATGTATTGATAGTCAATGTACTTGGAGCCTTTATTCTAGGAGTATTCATCATATTGTCTGCACAATGGAGTCTTGATAGTAGGTACTCTCTTTTTGCTGCAATAGGATTTTGTGGATCCCTTACAACAATGTCTTCTTTTGCACTTGATTCTACAAATCTTCTTGAGACTAATCACTATGGAGCGCTTGTAATCAATATTGTTGCAAATATTGGATTATCAATTGCTGCATTAATAGGAGGAAAATCCTTAATGAGTGCTATCATTAATAATTAA
- a CDS encoding DUF1059 domain-containing protein: MTLKLRCEDYGFECEYILDEEKTLGLIEKLRDHFEEEHGIDYTVEAVTQMITNRGHSLESIKK, translated from the coding sequence ATGACCCTCAAATTAAGATGTGAAGATTATGGTTTTGAGTGCGAATACATTTTAGATGAAGAAAAAACTCTAGGCCTAATAGAGAAATTAAGAGATCATTTTGAAGAAGAACACGGAATTGATTATACTGTTGAAGCAGTTACTCAAATGATTACTAATCGTGGTCATTCTTTAGAATCAATAAAGAAGTAA
- a CDS encoding transcription initiation factor TFIIIB codes for MVEHYSNDYDVKCKLDACKTYPAITDSERGEIVCGGCGLILVQNMPDSSYENNGYSQEDFMKLTRTGPATSLTMFDKGLSTVIGDNKDSSGKALTSKTKYEFNRLRTWDQRSKSRKTATLSKAFTLLHAMKTKLGVPDSVVENAAYIYRKTVSAKLTRGRTMASLVSASLYAACRENNIPRTLDDIASAGNIERGVLSRDLRTIIKKLGLSLNQYDTTSFISKISNNMNLDEKIKRDAYDILIRCEKEQITAGKHPVAQAAASLYIACILNGKNISQKKFAVESGVSDVTIRNRAVMIKKTLKLLD; via the coding sequence GTGGTAGAACATTATTCAAATGATTATGATGTCAAGTGTAAACTAGACGCTTGCAAAACCTACCCTGCAATAACAGATTCTGAAAGAGGAGAAATTGTTTGTGGGGGTTGCGGTCTTATCCTAGTGCAAAACATGCCTGACTCTTCATATGAAAACAATGGTTACAGTCAAGAAGACTTTATGAAACTAACAAGAACTGGTCCTGCTACATCACTTACAATGTTTGATAAAGGATTATCAACAGTAATTGGAGATAACAAAGATTCCTCAGGAAAGGCATTAACTAGTAAAACAAAATATGAATTCAATAGATTACGTACATGGGATCAAAGAAGTAAATCAAGAAAAACGGCTACTCTTAGCAAGGCCTTTACTTTACTTCATGCGATGAAGACAAAGTTGGGGGTTCCTGATAGCGTAGTAGAAAATGCAGCATATATTTACAGAAAAACAGTTAGTGCAAAACTAACCAGAGGGAGAACTATGGCATCATTGGTATCAGCTTCATTATATGCAGCATGTAGAGAAAATAACATTCCAAGAACATTAGATGATATTGCTAGTGCGGGTAATATTGAAAGAGGAGTACTATCAAGAGATCTGAGAACAATTATCAAAAAACTGGGATTAAGCCTTAATCAATATGATACAACATCATTTATCTCAAAAATTTCAAACAACATGAATTTGGATGAAAAAATCAAGAGAGATGCATATGATATTTTAATTAGATGTGAAAAAGAGCAAATCACTGCTGGAAAACATCCAGTTGCCCAAGCAGCTGCATCATTGTATATTGCATGTATCTTAAATGGTAAGAATATTAGCCAAAAGAAATTTGCAGTAGAATCTGGAGTAAGTGATGTTACAATTAGAAACAGAGCTGTAATGATTAAAAAAACATTAAAGCTTCTAGACTAG
- a CDS encoding CDC48 family AAA ATPase codes for MSEIILKIAEIPQQHVGRGRAIVDPKIIEDQNWSTGQILELTFNKKTHVKLWPGNPEEYGSGIIKIDGITRQNIGAGIDDKISLKSVEAAQAEQIVLSPTEKIATEGLQDYMIYNYLNHVFTTGDSVSLKTQMGGRVQFVVTSTKPSKPVIVTEKTEFKLGAMTKAIDASVPRITYDELGGLKNEVQKIREMVELPMRHPELFEKIGVEAPKGVLLYGPPGTGKTLLAKAVAGETNAHFISLSGPEIMGKYYGESEERIREIFNQAEENAPSIIFIDEIDSIAPKRDEVSGEVEKRIVSQLLTLMDGMKSRGKVVVIAATNRPDSIDPALRRPGRFDREIEIGIPDEEGRFDILSIHTRGMPIDEKVDLKKISKTTHGFVGADLEVLSKEAAMRSLRRILPEIDLNEDKISSEILQKIQITSDDFKEALKEVRPSALREVQVQIPNVSWDDVGGLEELKEELREAVEWPMKYKEAYEYVNVETPKGILLHGPPGTGKTLIAKALAKMTESNFISIKGPELLSKWVGESEKGVREIFRKARQAAPCIIFLDELDALVPRRGSSDSGSHVTENVVSQILTEIDGLEELNNVLIIGATNRLDIVDEALLRPGRFDRIIEVPNPDERGRKHIFEIHTKKKPLDSNVEIEKLVELTDGFSGAEIASVTNRAATEALKRYVNSKTGNIKSIKITQQDLIDSIEKVKPRKKESPPITS; via the coding sequence ACATGTTAAACTATGGCCCGGAAATCCTGAAGAATATGGCTCTGGAATCATCAAAATAGATGGAATAACAAGACAAAATATTGGTGCAGGGATTGATGATAAAATTTCCTTAAAATCAGTAGAAGCTGCTCAAGCTGAACAAATTGTTTTGTCTCCAACTGAAAAAATTGCAACAGAAGGATTGCAAGATTATATGATCTATAATTATCTTAATCATGTATTTACTACAGGAGATTCAGTATCTCTGAAAACTCAGATGGGAGGAAGAGTTCAATTTGTTGTTACAAGTACCAAACCATCAAAACCAGTAATTGTTACAGAAAAAACAGAATTCAAACTTGGAGCAATGACAAAGGCAATTGATGCATCTGTTCCAAGAATTACTTATGATGAACTTGGTGGTCTAAAAAATGAAGTTCAGAAAATTCGAGAGATGGTTGAGCTTCCAATGAGACACCCTGAATTATTTGAGAAAATTGGTGTAGAAGCTCCAAAAGGAGTCCTCCTTTATGGTCCTCCAGGTACAGGAAAGACACTTCTTGCCAAAGCGGTAGCTGGTGAAACAAATGCTCACTTTATCTCATTGAGTGGCCCTGAAATTATGGGTAAATATTATGGAGAAAGTGAAGAAAGAATTCGAGAAATATTTAATCAAGCTGAAGAAAACGCACCAAGCATAATATTCATTGATGAGATTGACTCCATTGCTCCAAAAAGAGATGAAGTATCAGGAGAAGTAGAGAAAAGAATTGTATCTCAATTATTAACATTAATGGATGGGATGAAATCAAGGGGAAAGGTAGTAGTAATTGCAGCTACAAATAGACCCGATTCAATTGATCCTGCATTAAGAAGACCAGGAAGATTTGACAGAGAGATTGAGATTGGAATACCTGATGAGGAAGGAAGGTTTGACATTCTTTCAATTCATACACGTGGAATGCCAATTGACGAGAAAGTAGATCTTAAGAAAATCTCCAAGACTACTCATGGTTTTGTTGGGGCCGATTTAGAAGTATTGTCAAAAGAGGCTGCAATGAGATCTCTTCGCAGAATTTTACCCGAGATTGATCTTAATGAAGATAAAATTTCTTCAGAAATTCTTCAAAAAATCCAGATTACCAGCGATGATTTCAAAGAAGCACTAAAAGAAGTACGACCCAGTGCATTAAGAGAAGTCCAAGTACAAATCCCAAACGTTAGTTGGGATGATGTTGGTGGTCTTGAAGAACTTAAAGAAGAATTACGTGAAGCGGTAGAATGGCCAATGAAATACAAAGAAGCATATGAATATGTTAATGTAGAAACACCAAAAGGAATCTTACTTCATGGTCCACCTGGAACTGGTAAAACCCTAATTGCAAAAGCTCTTGCAAAGATGACTGAATCAAACTTTATCAGTATTAAAGGTCCTGAACTTCTTTCAAAGTGGGTTGGTGAATCTGAAAAAGGAGTTAGAGAAATATTTAGAAAAGCACGACAGGCAGCACCATGTATTATTTTCTTAGATGAACTTGATGCCCTAGTCCCTAGAAGAGGTAGTAGTGATTCAGGTTCTCATGTAACTGAAAATGTGGTGTCTCAAATTCTAACTGAAATTGATGGATTAGAAGAACTAAACAATGTATTGATAATTGGTGCTACAAACCGATTAGATATTGTTGATGAAGCATTGCTAAGACCAGGAAGATTTGATAGAATCATTGAGGTTCCAAATCCTGACGAAAGAGGAAGGAAACACATCTTTGAAATTCACACCAAAAAGAAGCCATTGGATAGCAATGTTGAGATTGAAAAATTGGTAGAATTAACTGATGGTTTTAGTGGAGCAGAAATTGCCTCAGTTACAAACAGAGCAGCAACTGAAGCACTAAAGAGATATGTAAATTCAAAGACTGGAAACATCAAATCCATTAAGATTACCCAACAAGATCTTATAGATTCAATTGAAAAGGTTAAACCTAGAAAAAAAGAATCTCCGCCCATCACTTCATAA